The region GTTGAAGCGATGCTCGGGCTAATGGGCGAATCGGACCGGGGCAAGGCGGTCGCCGGGCTAAGGATCCTGGCGGAGGCCGCTACGGGATTGATCCAGAAATTCGGTTCCGGATGGAGCTATTGAATTGAAACACAAACGTTGGAAACCAAAAATGACCATAGCATTCGCAATTTTCGGCCTTGTCCTTTTGGCACTTGGGGGCATGTTTGCAGTCGGGGCAGCGCTGCCTGTCGGGCATGTGGCCACCGTCCGCACCGTTGTGGACGCCAACCCTAGCCAGGTTTGGGCTTTGCTGACCGATGTCGAACACTTCCCGGACTGGCGCAAAGACGTGAAGTCGGTTGTCTGTAAAGACTCCGTCGGCGGCTATGCGTCCTGGGTCGAGGTCACGGATTTCGGCGAAATCCCGTTGACGGTGATTGACCAGGAACAGAACGTGACGTTGACGGCCAAGATCGATGGCCAAGATTTGAAGTTTGGAGGGACTTGGACGTGGGAACTTGCGGGACAAGGCTCCCAGTGTGAAGTGACCATCACGGAGAGGGGAGAAGTCTATTCCCCACCATTCCGCTTCCTTTCCAAATACATCTTTGGCCACGACCGGACTTTGAAGGCTTATGCGGCATCGCTCGAGGCAAAGCTGGGCCGGGGGGGCGCCTGATGGGGATGGAACGCCTTTGCACAGCCATGCTGAACGGACAGCAGGGCGAAGGCAAGGCCCATTGCGGCGACGGAGTGGTCGAGTTCCGGGGCGACATCCGGTTCCGATGGCAGTGGAAAGACCTCGATTCCGTTTCAGCCATCGATGGCACTCTGACGCTGGCCAAGGGGCCGGACGCCGCCGTCCTGAACCTGGGGGAGGCGGCAGAAAAGTGGGCGCATGCGATTTTGCACCCCAAAAGCCGGATTGACAAATTCGGGCTGAAGCCGAGCCACACTTACCGGGCGGTTGGGGAGTTCGACGCCGAATTCGCTCCGGAGCTTTGCGGCCGGGCTGGCCCGCCAACCGAGGGCACAGTGGATGTTCTGTTCATCCGGCTCCACGCCCCTTCAGACCTCCAGAAGTTGGCCGAGGGCCGGGATGCAATCCACCGAAACGGCATGGTTTGGGCGGTATGGGCTAAGGGGCGCAAGGAGTTCGGCGAAAACGATGTGCGGGCGTTCGGGCTGGAGAACGGTTTGGTCGATGTCAAGGTCGCCAAGTTCAATGATGAGCTTTCGGCATTGAAGCTTGTCATACCGACCGCATTGCGATAAAGAAGCCAGGGGGCCCACTGGCGCGTCGGAACAAGTACGCCATGGCCTCCGTTGCATTCCTATTGGCCCTTGCCGGGCGTCCTGACGGTGTGTGCCTCCTGGAAAGCTGTGCGCAGGAGATAGCACCTTCAGCCCCAGAAATCCGCCAAACATCCCTGGAGGGGTTGAACCTGGCCACCGATTCCAAGTTCCAATTGGTTTCGGGGGACACAGCGGGCTACCGGGCCTACCAAGCCGTCA is a window of Armatimonadota bacterium DNA encoding:
- a CDS encoding SRPBCC family protein codes for the protein MTIAFAIFGLVLLALGGMFAVGAALPVGHVATVRTVVDANPSQVWALLTDVEHFPDWRKDVKSVVCKDSVGGYASWVEVTDFGEIPLTVIDQEQNVTLTAKIDGQDLKFGGTWTWELAGQGSQCEVTITERGEVYSPPFRFLSKYIFGHDRTLKAYAASLEAKLGRGGA